From the Ascochyta rabiei chromosome 14, complete sequence genome, one window contains:
- a CDS encoding ferric-chelate reductase Frp1 has product MSTTVSDVDEVRYQHHLKHRGSANQRIFWGIWSCIAVFVLFRLTWRLLTWWRCRLSRAHHFMPLSPKEASLFRRGLSFVHAVALLPVPQVTRRILIILSTGRVISVLLYMSVVVSLLLSVDAPASTLHFADDVAFRAAWITITQVPLVFFLSTKRGPINILAGIPYDKINWLHKWVGRFIFISATTHVIIMKSSISVVDILLSHNKGVTVVRYGIASYFLLIWTAVSSILPIRRWSYRAFYINHWISTLAFLMVVLQHVPKYATTPIYMAFGFVALDKISIFVSILWINVSVRPLQPRLAKFRRAPGRARLVKGYPVEMLEPHNLSAPTDVKESTTMIRVCNVPISWRPGQHVRLYLPALGAFEVHPFTPANCSSIAVPPPLPPRGSQDIERRRSASSTSSNRSSDMSLMIRAHSGLTRRLKEFHTEWLRLPCPNATVSAMATSLTAYVDGPYGNPPVWENFENLVLIATSTGVSFALSIMDYLEQLCFSDVSKLRTQRIRFIWIVRHMDPQFEASVAELLRRYSTMMRDSGVQIETDFYVTCSQSEIKSSMAEIDQFAHLRPRLSRYGSGDRMLTIRNPDEIYDEWEEEERQWAEMEALEELQMKEIDPFVDTYDASSIYSKDGDRAGPYEGDGYAASETSTLLDGGNDEQSGRPSNTFSEVRLTFDETAVLDVTRPLSSPLQSPSLPRRKPSQKTCQCALVQYQRRKLRDPAKSSFDSTSYGVRPDIARIISGVVESDQHDKLMVAVCANNSVSRQANKAVSQAKFAFARGQRATDVEVFTEGFS; this is encoded by the exons ATGTCTACCACAGTCAGCGACGTGGACGAAGTCCGGTATCAGCATCATTTGAAGCATCGAGGCTCAGCCAATCAACGGATATTTTGGGGTATATGGTCATGTATAGCCGTGTTTGTGCTGTTCCGGCTCACCTGGAGGTTATTGACGTGGTGGAGATGTAGGTT GTCCCGCGCTCACCATTTCATGCCACTATCCCCGAAGGAAGCGTCACTTTTCAGACGTGGGCTATCATTTGTTCATGCGGTAGCTCTACTGCCAGTTCCACAGGTAACTCGGCGGATTCTTATTATTCTTTCCACAGGGCGGGTCATCTCGGTACTCCTGTACATGAGTGTTGTCGTGTCACTACTCCTATCCGTCGATGCACCTGCGTCGACTCTCCACTTCGCAGATGATGTCGCTTTCAGAGCCGCTTGGATCACCATTACACAAGTGCCGCTGGTATTTTTTCTGTCAACTAAGCGTGGACCTATCAACATTCTAGCCGGTATCCCTTACGACAAGATCAACTGGCTTCACAAGTGGGTTGGTCGGTTCATCTTCATCTCTGCCACTACCCACGTCATCATCATGAAGTCGTCCATATCGGTAGTGGACATTCTGCTTTCGCACAACAAAGGTGTGACCGTTGTGCGTTACGGAATCGCCTCGTATTTCCTGCTTATTTGGACAGCAGTAAGCagtatcctacctatacgGAGATGGAGCTATCGGGCATTTTACATCAATCACTGGATCTCGACACTAGCCTTCTTAATGGTCGTCCTTCAACATGTACCGAAATACGCCACAACACCAATTTACATGGCTTTCGGATTTGTTGCACTTGATAAAATATCGATTTTCGTGTCGATTCTCTGGATCAATGTCTCCGTGCGACCACTCCAACCTCGATTGGCCAAATTTCGACGAGCTCCAGGTCGAGCGAGGCTGGTAAAGGGCTATCCAGTTGAGATGCTTGAACCACACAATCTTAGTGCGCCAACCGATGTCAAGGAGTCAACGACGATGATCCGTGTTTGCAATGTGCCAATATCCTGGCGCCCAGGGCAGCATGTCAGGCTGTACCTTCCAGCACTTGGCGCCTTTGAGGTGCATCCTTTCACACCAGCAAACTGCTCAAGCATAGCAGTACCGCCGCCTTTACCACCAAGAGGAAGTCAAGATATAGAGAGAAGACGGTCTGCTTCTTCCACATCATCGAACCGATCGAGCGACATGTCTTTAATGATTCGTGCGCATTCAGGTCTGACTCGACGTCTCAAGGAATTCCATACAGAATGGCTGAGACTTCCTTGCCCGAACGCAACCGTATCAGCTATGGCTACCTCACTGACTGCCTACGTGGATGGACCATACGGTAATCCACCAGTCTGGGAGAATTTTGAGAACCTCGTGCTGATTGCCACGTCGACCGGCGTCTCATTTGCGTTATCCATCATGGACTACCTCGAGCAGCTATGCTTCTCGGACGTATCGAAATTGAGGACTCAGCGCATTCGATTCATTTGGATTGTACGACACATGGATCCACAGTTCGAAGCCTCAGTGGCGGAGTTGTTGAGGCGGTACAGTACGATGATGCGAGATTCAGGCGTTCAGATTGAGACAGACTTCTACGTTACTTGCTCACAATCCGAAATCAAATCAAGCATGGCCGAGATCGATCAATTCGCGCATCTGCGTCCACGGCTTTCCAGATACGGGTCAGGAGATCGCATGCTCACCATACGCAATCCGGACGAGATCTACGATGAGtgggaagaagaagaacgaCAGTGGGCAGAGATGGAAGCGCTCGAGGAGCTGCAGATGAAAGAAATCGACCCATTTGTGGATACGTATGATGCTAGCTCCATTTACAGCAAAGACGGAGATAGAGCTGGCCCTTACGAGGGCGACGGCTATGCTGCCTCTGAGACGAGCACTCTGCTCGATGGTGGCAATGATGAGCAGAGCGGGCGGCCAAGCAACACCTTCTCGGAAGTCCGGCTAACTTTCGACGAGACGGCAGTGCTCGACGTAACGCGACCGCTCTCTTCTCCTCTGCAGTCGCCATCACTGCCGCGCCGAAAGCCTTCACAGAAGACGTGTCAATGTGCGCTTGTGCAATATCAGCGCCGAAAGCTTCGAGACCCCGCGAAATCGTCTTTTGATAGCACTTCCTACGGAGTACGGCCAGACATAGCTCGCATCATCAGCGGTGTTGTAGAAAGCGATCAGCATGACAAGTTGATGGTCGCAGTTTGCGCGAACAATTCAGTGTCAAGGCAAGCAAACAAAGCAGTGTCGCAAGCAAAGTTTGCGTTCGCACGTGGGCAAAGAGCGACCGACGTCGAAGTCTTTACCGAGGGAtttagctaa